The Carassius carassius chromosome 9, fCarCar2.1, whole genome shotgun sequence genome includes a region encoding these proteins:
- the LOC132149143 gene encoding C1q-related factor-like yields MLVLVLVVLIPVLVSSVSNDNSHYEMLGTCRMVCDPYQNKVTNTGIASTGSSVQAEAEALADHSNMPPPSTLLQGPQGKPGRPGKPGPPGPPGEPGPPGPMGPPGDRGDRGRNGVLSLGNDGAISTVTYNTHPRVAFYAGLKNPHEGYEILKFDDVVTNLGNNYDGTLGKFICSVPGTYFFIYHVLMRGGDGTSMWADLCKNGQVRASAIAQDADQNYDYASNSVILHLDAGDEVYIKLDGGKAHGGNNNKYSTFSGFILYTD; encoded by the exons ATGCTGGTGCTGGTGCTGGTGGTGCTCATCCCCGTGCTGGTCAGCTCCGTGAGCAATGACAACAGCCACTACGAGATGCTGGGCACCTGTCGAATGGTGTGCGACCCATACCAGAACAAGGTCACCAACACGGGCATCGCCAGCACTGGCTCTTCTGTGCAGGCCGAGGCCGAGGCTCTGGCCGACCACAGCAACATGCCTCCACCCTCCACACTCCTCCAGGGGCCACAGGGGAAGCCGGGCCGGCCAGGCAAACCCGGACCTCCGGGGCCACCAGGGGAGCCAGGGCCCCCGGGTCCAATGGGGCCCCCGGGGGACCGGGGGGATAGGGGACGAAACGGGGTCCTGAGTCTGGGCAATGATGGAGCTATCAGCACGGTTACATACAACACGCACCCACGGGTGGCTTTCTACGCGGGACTGAAGAACCCACACGAAGGCTATGAGATCCTCAAGTTCGACGACGTGGTCACTAACCTTGGCAATAACTATGATGGCACTTTGGGCAAGTTCATCTGCAGCGTGCCAGGCACGTATTTCTTCATCTACCATGTCTTGATGAGAGGAGGCGACGGAACCAGCATGTGGGCTGACCTGTGTAAGAATGGACAG GTGCGAGCCAGCGCGATTGCTCAAGATGCTGATCAGAACTATGACTATGCCTCAAACAGTGTGATTCTGCATCTAGACGCTGGCGATGAAGTCTACATCAAACTGGATGGTGGCAAAGCCCACGGgggcaacaacaacaaatatagcACCTTCTCTGGATTCATTCTTTACACTGACTGA